From the Gammaproteobacteria bacterium genome, the window CTTGAGCATGCGGATGATTTCCAGTAGAGCCGTTGGCGCATTTCCGATTGCCACTATGGCTCGATTTAACTTGCCCAAGGAACGTGCTTTGCGCATGGCTTGCACGGCACGAGTGGTGTTTTCCTGCTTGGCGGTGTCGATGACATCGTGGTCGGAAATATAGTGGTAGGTTTTACAGGAGAAATGTTCCAAACGCGGTTTGGACAGACCCACGCAGATCATTTCCACATCGGCGACGATGGCGGCGCCGTTGGCAATGGCGTCCATACCGGCTTTAATGGCGTCGGGGTGAAACCGGGTTAGGCCATTGAATTCAAAATCCGCCGTGGCGTGAATCATACGTCGCACAATTTGCCATTGTTCGTCTTCATACTGATGTGCACCGGCTTCCTGGTCCACAATGGCAAAGGAACTGTGTTCAATAGCCATTCCGGCTTGGGTCATTTGTTCGGTAACGGTATTGCTCATGCCTAACCTCGCACTTATTTTTGGTGTTCGTGTTCGTGTTCGTGATGTTCGCGAATGTGGCTATGGTCATGACTATGGTCATGGTTGTGATGATCATGGTGATGATGCCCATGACCCTGCTCCTGAGCCAGTTCGCGAAAAGCACAACCGTCGCATTCCATCATACCGCTTTCCTGGTGTGACACCGGGTCGTGAGCCTCCAAGACGCGATCACTTAATAAGCGGTAAATTTCCTCTTCGAAACCAAAGTAACTTCCGCAGCTCATATGGATCTGAGGGTATTGTTGTTGTAACCGTGCCACTTGGCGTTGGATGCGTTCGATTAAAGTGCCGGTAAACAAATAGTAAGGTAGAATGGCAATTTGAGTCAGTCCCAGCCGTTGTTGCTGTTTGACCACGGTTTCCAGACGCGGGTAGGTGATGCCGGTAAAGGCGATATCCACTCGTTCGTGATCGCTCACCTCAAAGATCCAACGGGCCATTTTGGCAACTTCACCATTGGCAACCCGATCAGAGGAACCCCGCCCCAGCAAGATCACACCTGTGGATTTGGGGTCGGGCATGTCCATGGTCATCATGATGTTACGCAAATTGCGTTTGAGTATCGCCAGTATGGGCTCAGCTGCGCCTAAATGACGGGCGTAGATGAATTCCACTTGCGGAAATTGTTTTCGAGCCCGGTCGATATACTGGGGAATTTCCATTTTCACGTGCCCTGCGGCATTGAGAATCAGGGGAACCACAATAACGCGGGCTGCAGACCGGGCGGCGAGTTCCAACCCGGTGTCCAGCAGAACCTCAGCAAATTCAATAAAACAAACCTGGATCTTCCAATGGGGATTTTTGCTGCGCCATTGTGTGGCGAACAGTTCGATCTCCCGGTTGCCCTCGGCATGGCGCGAGCCGTGGCCAACAAGCAAAACGGTCGTGTTCATTAAAGTACTCATGGGTATTCCTTATTACACTGGCATTGACATCAGCATTTACGACTACACTTGCGCTTTGCGAAAGCGGTGGGTGAAGGTTTTGTCGTATAACTTGGATTTTTTTAAATCGCTATGATAGCGGGCACCCAAGGTGGGGCTGACAATAATCATGGCCTGGGAAACAATTTTCTCCTCCCGGCATTTTTCTTTTATTGTGGCTAAGGTGCCGCGAACGATTTTTTCTTCGCCGGGCCAACTGGCTTTGTGTACCACCAGTACCGGGCTGTCATCGTCCCAGCCGGCGGCAAGCAATTCGCTTTTGACTTTATTGAGTAAGGTAATGGACAAAAACAGGCACAGCGTACAATGGTGTTGTGCCAATTCCTGCAGTGATTCACCTTGCGGCATGGGGGTTCGGCCCTCTACTCGGGTCAGTATGACGGTTTGGGTTACCTCCGGCAGTGTCAGGCTTTCCACTCCGGCAGCAGCAGAGGCCATGGCAGAGGAAACGCCGGGTACAACACCCACGGCAATACCTGCATCATCCAGGGGTTGCACCATTTCGATCAATGCCCCGTACAATCCGGGGTCGCCGGTTTGTAAACGCACCACAGAACGGCCGTTTTGTGCCTGTTGTATCAGCCATTGGTTGATGCTTTCCAAGTCCATACCTTTGGAGTCCTCAATGAGGCATTGCGGCTTGGCCCATTGGGTGGCGGCTTGGGAGACCAGGGAACCTGCGTAAAGTATGGCATCGGCTTCGCTGATAAGTTTCTGGCCTTTAATGGTGAGTAATTCCGGGTCACCGGGTCCGGCACCTACAAACCAGACTTTACCCGGCATAACCGTAACGGATTTTTGTTTGGATTCACTCATGATACGAACAACCTGGCACTGGCTTGCGGATTGGATGGGAAATACAAATGCATATAAGAAGCGTGCAGGCGTTTGTCTCTGTATACGGCTTCTCCGCGCCCGTGTTGGCGTGAACTCTTGCTTTGGGTGATGGGCTGCAGAGGGGTCTGCACACTGGAATGATGAAAAGTATGCCCGTGTAACAAGCCTTCAGGCAGTTCCACACTGTGCATACCCAGATTACTGAGTTTGTTCTGCATCACGGCATGGCCGGGTAGCAGTCCCACCATGGGCGCGCTTTGACCTTCCTGATCCGTCAGGCTTTGCAGTAAATACAACATGCCACCGCACTCGGCGACTATGGGCTTGCCGTGTGCATGGTGGTGTTGAATGGATTCGTGCATCGACGTGTTGGCCGCCAAGGATTGTAGATGCAATTCCGGGTAGCCGCCGGGTAGGTACAAGGCATCGGCCTGGGGCAGACTTTGGTCTTCCAAAGGGGAAAAGTACAGTAATTTTGCACCCATGGATTCCAACAAGTTCAAATTAGCTCGGTATACAAAAGAAAACGCCCGGTCTTTAGCCACAGCGATGCGATAGCCGTTCAATTCTTTTGGTAACTCTGTTTTGGCGGCCGCTGCAAAATTTACCGCCTTGGGTTCATAATCGTATCCGGTTTGCGCTAAAGCCTGAGCTGCGGTTTCAATACGAGTGTGTAAATCGTCGATCTCCATGGCATGCAGTAGACCTAAATGACGACTGGGTAATTCCATATTAGGGTCGCGGGGAAGTGCGCCTAAGTAAGACACAGAGGGAGGCAGGCTTTCCGCCAGCATACTGCCATGGTTCACGCTGGCAACTCGATTGGCAATGACGCCGGCAAAGGGCAAGCCGGGTCTATAGTGGGGCAAGGCATAAGCAATAGCGCCAAAAGTCTGCGCCATGGCCGTTGCGTCAATAACGGCGAGGACCGGAATATTAAACAGCTGAGCCAAATCCGCACTGGAAGACGTGCCGTCAAATAAGCCCATCACGCCTTCAATCAAAATAAGATCCGCTTGCCCGGCAGCATCATGCAGCAGTTGGCGGCAATGGCTTTCCCCTCCCATCCATAAATCCAGCTGATATACGGGGGCACCACTGGCTTGTTCCAAAATGGTAGGGTCCAGAAAATCCGGACCGGTTTTAAATACACGGACTTGTTTACCCCGACTGCGATAAAAAGCCGCTAAGGCGGCGGTCACCGTGGTTTTACCTTTACCGGAGGCCGGAGCGCTAATGAGTAAACCAGGACATTGATGGATGCTGCACTGATCTTCCTGCTCAATCACGGATCCTTTATCAATCACGACCCCATTCTCAATCACAGCTCAATGCCTTTTTGCGCCTTAATACCGGCTTTGAATGCATGTTTGGTATCTTGCATGTGGGTTACCGTATCGGCAAGTTGTATCAACTCATCCTTTGCCGCACGACCGGTAACAATCACATGCTGCATTCGTGGTCGGCGTTGCAAAGTGTTAATAACGTCTGCCAAAGGCAGGTAATCATGCTTTAAAATGATATTCAGTTCGTCCAGTACTACAAGGTCGTATGCTGCATTACTAAGATAAGTACCGGCGGTTTTCCAGGCTTGTACCGCCGCTTGCATATCGCGGACTTTGTCTTGTGTTTCCCAGGTAAAACCGGCGCCCATGACATGGTAGTCCACCTGTGGCAGTTGACTGAAAAACAATTGTTCCCCGGTGGCAGTGCGTGCTTTTCCAAATTGAATAATGGCCACTTTTAAACCGTGACCCAAGGCTCGCGCCACCATGCCGAATGCAGCACTGCTTTTACCTTTGCCGTTTCCGGTATGAACCAGCAGGACTCCACGTTCTTCGGTGGCGCGACTGATGCCGGCGTCCACCACTTCCTTTTTGCGTTGCATTCGTTGCACATGGCGGAGGTCG encodes:
- a CDS encoding precorrin-8X methylmutase, with product MSNTVTEQMTQAGMAIEHSSFAIVDQEAGAHQYEDEQWQIVRRMIHATADFEFNGLTRFHPDAIKAGMDAIANGAAIVADVEMICVGLSKPRLEHFSCKTYHYISDHDVIDTAKQENTTRAVQAMRKARSLGKLNRAIVAIGNAPTALLEIIRMLK
- a CDS encoding sirohydrochlorin chelatase, with translation MNTTVLLVGHGSRHAEGNREIELFATQWRSKNPHWKIQVCFIEFAEVLLDTGLELAARSAARVIVVPLILNAAGHVKMEIPQYIDRARKQFPQVEFIYARHLGAAEPILAILKRNLRNIMMTMDMPDPKSTGVILLGRGSSDRVANGEVAKMARWIFEVSDHERVDIAFTGITYPRLETVVKQQQRLGLTQIAILPYYLFTGTLIERIQRQVARLQQQYPQIHMSCGSYFGFEEEIYRLLSDRVLEAHDPVSHQESGMMECDGCAFRELAQEQGHGHHHHDHHNHDHSHDHSHIREHHEHEHEHQK
- the cobM gene encoding precorrin-4 C(11)-methyltransferase yields the protein MSESKQKSVTVMPGKVWFVGAGPGDPELLTIKGQKLISEADAILYAGSLVSQAATQWAKPQCLIEDSKGMDLESINQWLIQQAQNGRSVVRLQTGDPGLYGALIEMVQPLDDAGIAVGVVPGVSSAMASAAAGVESLTLPEVTQTVILTRVEGRTPMPQGESLQELAQHHCTLCLFLSITLLNKVKSELLAAGWDDDSPVLVVHKASWPGEEKIVRGTLATIKEKCREEKIVSQAMIIVSPTLGARYHSDLKKSKLYDKTFTHRFRKAQV
- a CDS encoding cobyrinate a,c-diamide synthase, which codes for MDKGSVIEQEDQCSIHQCPGLLISAPASGKGKTTVTAALAAFYRSRGKQVRVFKTGPDFLDPTILEQASGAPVYQLDLWMGGESHCRQLLHDAAGQADLILIEGVMGLFDGTSSSADLAQLFNIPVLAVIDATAMAQTFGAIAYALPHYRPGLPFAGVIANRVASVNHGSMLAESLPPSVSYLGALPRDPNMELPSRHLGLLHAMEIDDLHTRIETAAQALAQTGYDYEPKAVNFAAAAKTELPKELNGYRIAVAKDRAFSFVYRANLNLLESMGAKLLYFSPLEDQSLPQADALYLPGGYPELHLQSLAANTSMHESIQHHHAHGKPIVAECGGMLYLLQSLTDQEGQSAPMVGLLPGHAVMQNKLSNLGMHSVELPEGLLHGHTFHHSSVQTPLQPITQSKSSRQHGRGEAVYRDKRLHASYMHLYFPSNPQASARLFVS
- the cobO gene encoding cob(I)yrinic acid a,c-diamide adenosyltransferase; protein product: MTSNNGSNSDQPSDLRHVQRMQRKKEVVDAGISRATEERGVLLVHTGNGKGKSSAAFGMVARALGHGLKVAIIQFGKARTATGEQLFFSQLPQVDYHVMGAGFTWETQDKVRDMQAAVQAWKTAGTYLSNAAYDLVVLDELNIILKHDYLPLADVINTLQRRPRMQHVIVTGRAAKDELIQLADTVTHMQDTKHAFKAGIKAQKGIEL